CTGCCCCATCATCAAAATATAAATATCTGCTATTCGTACCCGTAGTCACGTAATACAAACGGCCAACGGATCCTGCAACTGGACGCGAGGCTTCTGGCCCGGACAGCGCCCTTCCGACCATGGAATTGGAAGTACCGTCACCAATATAAACCTCTTTAGTATCACTGCAAAAACCAAGCTCGCCTGCCTTCAACACTCCATAACTCGTTAGCTCAGCCTTCATCCCCCGCTTTATTTGTATGGTCTGTGCCATTTTACACCTCTCTTCTGAATGATCCTCCGTCAATCTGGCCCTTGTTCTTATAACGCTCTATTTCAGTTTGGACAGCGGTAAGACTCACCTGCAGACCGTTAATATCCTCTGCTTCAACCGTATCGCCGGGGGTTTCGTAAGTCACATATACCTCTGGTACCTCAGCAAAAATCTTAATCAACCGCCGCCAGGGCGCCTCATCCGGAAAAGACACAGTGAAATTGCGAAGCTCGATCCCGGAATACTGTGACCCCGTGTACACCGCAATAGTCTGGTTATTAATGTTGTCATGTGCTAGAGGGCCACTGTAAACACCATTTACAAGCGGTAATCTCTCTTCAATAACATAGCTGCCACCGTTTGCTTTTTTATTAAGCTTTTCTTGAAAAATATCAATTTGCTCTGGGTAACCCATGCTACACCTCCAGTAAAACATTACCGAACAACGGTACTTCTTCTTCGTTCAACATTACGTTGCCCGCTCCACTGTTAAGCTTCAGCTCACTGTAATCCGCGACTCCCTCAGTAGCTAGCAATAGTGCACCGATTACAGACTGGCTAATATAGGTTGCTGAAAAAGCCTTCTCCTTGCGATAACTCTCAAGAATCGCCTTGAATTCATCATTTACAGCTTGCAGTGCATAGCCTGAAGCAAGGGTTA
The window above is part of the Paenibacillus sp. FSL K6-0276 genome. Proteins encoded here:
- a CDS encoding phosphoglucomutase; translation: MGYPEQIDIFQEKLNKKANGGSYVIEERLPLVNGVYSGPLAHDNINNQTIAVYTGSQYSGIELRNFTVSFPDEAPWRRLIKIFAEVPEVYVTYETPGDTVEAEDINGLQVSLTAVQTEIERYKNKGQIDGGSFRREV